Below is a genomic region from Dehalococcoidia bacterium.
GGCGGCGGCATCGGCCGCGCGGGCGGCATGCCAATCCCGCTGCCGGTCGGGCTTGGCGGCGGCGCGACGGGCATCCTGCTCGTCGTGCTCTTGCTGGTGCTGCAGATGTGCGTGTCCGGCGGCGGCGGCGGCGGCTTCGGGTTCGACTCGCCGCTCGACACGATCCCTCAGGTGCAGCCGGATGCTCAGCCCGGCGCGCTGCCGCAGACGTCGGCGGAGGAGGAGCAACTCGTCGACTTCGTGTCGTTCGTGCTGGACGACGTGCAGGCGATGTGGGACGAGAAGTTCTTTGAAGCGGAGATGACGTACGAGCCCGCGACGCTCGTGCTGTTCCGCGATGCCGTCGACACGGGTTGCGGCACGGCCGGCTCCGATGTGGGGCCGTTCTACTGTCCGCTCGACGAGACGGTCTACCTCGATCTCGGCTTCTTCGACGATCTGCACAACCGGTTCGGCGCACCCGGCGGCTTCGCGCAGGCGTACGTCATCGCGCACGAGATCGCGCATCACGTGCAGGACCAGACCGGGATCAGCACGCAGGTGCGGCAGCGCTCGTCGGAGGACCCGGACGTGGCGAACGAGCTATCGGTGCGGCAGGAGTTGCAGGCCGATTGTCTGGCGGGCGTGTGGGGGCAGTCGACGTACGAGCGGCAACTCCTGGAGTCGGGCGACCTCGAGGAAGGGCTGACGGCGGCCTCGGCGATCGGCGACGACCGGCTTCAGAGCCAGGCGGGTCGCGACGTGAACCCGGAGACGTGGACGCACGGATCGTCGGAGCAGCGTGTGGAGTGGTTCCGGCGCGGGTTCGATTCCGGTGAAGCCGGCAACTGCGACACCTTCCGCGGCGATATCTGAGCCGGGGTGTACAGCGCCGTCCGCGGCCGCCGTCCTGTGTAAATATTTCGCTTGACACCAACTGATGATCGTGTCACGGTAGCCATCTCGCGCTTCTGATACGCTCGAAATAGCGAAACTTGGGAGCAAATGTACACCCTGCGGATGTGACCCGCAGGGTGCATCTGCAGCGGAGTCCTTAGGCGAGCCACGCTGCCCGCATAGTTTACTCATGATTCACGTTCGGTTGCGGGTGTCGGATGGATTCCGGGAAAGGGGGTGGCCCCGAGTCTAACCGTACCTTGACGCCCCGCAACGTAGACAAAGAGGAGTAACCACATGCGTAAGTACGCTCTCATCGCGGCCGCCATGGTGGCGCTCGTCGGTGGCGCCGTTGCCGTCTGGGCGGCCTACGACGTCACCGGTTCTTCCGGCGGCCAGGGCTTCACGTCCGGCTCGGCCGCGAACCTCAGCCCCGACCCCGACGAAAGTGACCTGAGTGGCATCTTGCCGGGTCAAAGCCGGTCCGTCGACGTCCTCGTCACGAACCCGAACGCCGTCGGCGTGTCGCTGTTGACCGTCGACCTGACGTTCAATGACGGCGGGCTATGCGCCTTCACGACGACTCCCTGGACGACGCCCATCGCGTTGGCCGGGGGAGCTTCTGTAGGCGTCGTCGTCGGCGTCAGCATGGGCAACGCCGACCCAAGTTGCGAAGGCAACGCCGGCCTCCTCGTGACTGCGACCGCAACCGGCACCATGCCGTAGCCATCAGGAGAGTTCTGCACGGGGGCGCGAGCCGCTCATCGCGCCCCCGTCAGGGACCGTTCGATGCCAACACTCCTGCGCAGAGGCGCTCGCTACCTGCTCCCGCTGCTGCTCGTCATTGCGATTCCGATCGTGGTGCTGGCGGCGTATGACGTCACGGGCGTGTCCGACCCCGAGCCGTTCGGCGTGGGCAGCCTGCCGACGCAGACGTCGACGCCAGCCATCGCGGCGACATCGACCGCTTCGCCTACGGCGACTGCTACCGCCACCAGCACGGCGACCGCCACGGAAACCGCGACGCCGCGCGCATGCGGCGCCGTCGCCGATGCGAGCCTCGAGTTCCGGCCCGACGAGATCAAACGCGACGGCGACGGTCCGTTCGATGTCGTGCTCAAGCTGCGCAACAGCGGCAGCCAGAGCTACGCGGTCGACGTCGTGCTGGCGTTGGACACGACGAAGGGAGCAACCTACCTCGATCGCGTTGATCTCCCGGGAGGCGCGACGTGGGCGATCGGCGGTGCGCCCGGCTCCGCTACGCTCGCAATCGGCGACATCGCGCCGCGCGGCGAGGTGAGCGTGGCGCTTCGCATCCACATGCTCGCAAGCTGGACCGCCGCGGAGGACCTCGAAGCGAAGATCCGCGTCTCAATTCATTCTGCGCTGTGTTTGCGCCATCCGTCGCTGGCGCGTGCCACGATCACGCTCGAGAGAGACGACGACAAGCACGGGCATCATGGCATTGCGGAAGACGCTCCACTTCAATCGGATACCCCGGACTCGGCGGACGAGACTTCGACCGCGTCTGCGACGGTCACGCCGTCATCGCCCGCCGGCGATGAGAGCGCGACGCCGGCGCCCACGAACACGATGGCCGCGGAGCCGACCGCCACGTCTACACCGAGTCCCACGCCCGAGGAATCTCAAGAAGACCCGCCGTAGCGTTCGCGCGGCCGCCTGGCGCCCGAGCTTAGCCGCCGGCGCCTGCGGTCGGGCGGCGGAGCGACCGGCCTTCGCGACCGGCCCCAGTTTCGCTGGCTGTAATGATTCGCCCCTGTAACGCACAAAAGTAGTGGTCTCGGCGTCCAGAGCGGCGCTGGCGGCAGTATCATGTGTTCTCGTTCGCAGGAGGTCGATATGTACGACGCAATTATCGTTGGCTCGCGATGCGCGGGCTCTCCGACCGCCATGCTGCTGGCCCGCAAGGGCTACCGGGTGCTGTTGCTGGATAAGGCGACGTTCCCGAGCGACACGGTTTCCACGCACGTGATCTGGCCACACGGCGCCGAGGTCATGGACCGCTGGGGTCTGTGGGATCGGCTCGCGGCGACGGGCTGCCCGCCGATCGGGTTGAAGATGATCTTCGACGTCGGGCCGTTCGCGCTCAAGGGCGGCGTCAGGGACACGAACGGCGGCAGAGGAGGATTCTGTCCGCGGCGCACCGTGCTCGACAAGCTGCTGGTGGATGCCGCGGTCGAGAGTGGCGCCGAATTGCGCGACGAGTTCAGCGTCACGGACCTGATCTGGCGCGACGACGCGGTCGTCGGGATCCGCGGACACGCGCGAAACGGCGAGACCGTCGAGGAGCAGGCGCGCATCGTCGTCGGGGCGGACGGCGCACACTCGTTCGTGGCGAAGGCCGTACAGGCGCCGGAGTACAACACGCTGCCGCCGCTGATCACCTTCTACTACAGCTACTTCAGCGGCGTCGACGCGGAAGACATCGAGCAGTACGTGCTGCCGTGCGAAGGCGCCGCGTACTTCCCCACGCACGACGACCTGACGCTCGTCGCAACCGCCTGGCAGTGCAAGAGGTTCCAGGAGATTCGCACGGACATCGAAGGCAACTTCATGCAGGTGCACGGGAAGATCCCTCGTCTCAAAGAGCGGCTGGCGGGCGCCCGGCGCGAAGAGAACTGGGCCGGCACTGCGGGCGTTGCCAATTATTTCCGCCGTCCCTTCGGATCCGGCTGGGCGCTCGTCGGCGACGCCGGATATGACAAGGATCCACTGACCGCGCAGGGCATCAGCGACTCGTTCATCGATGCCGAGAATCTGACGGAGGCGATCGACGCAGGATTCTCCGGATCGCTGCCGTTGATGGACGCGCTGGCAGACTACGAGACGCGCCGGAACGAGCGTGCGATGCCCATCTATCACTTCACGTGCCAACTGGCGACGCTGGAGCCGCCGCCGCCTGAGATGCAGGCGCTGTTTGGAGCGCTGCATAGCAGCCAGGAGGCGACGGACCAGTTCTTCTCCGCTCTCACCGGGTCGCTGCCGCTCCCGGCGTTCATGGATCCGGCGAACATCGGGAAGATCATGGCATCGGCCGGCGCGCCTTCGTAGCGACTTCCGGCGGGTTCAATCGATCCGCCGACACCGCGTCACAGGACGGGCTTGCGCGCAGTTGCGCTCGCGGGCTGAAGGTCCGCGGCCGGAAGTCGGCCCGCGCCAACGGGAGTGGGCAGCGGGAAGCTCCCGCACGTTCATCGCACCATGCCGTACATCTTGTTCTGCTTGGTCATCTTCAGGAAGTAGCGCAGGCGCTTCTCGGATTCCTCCGGCCGCTGCTTCATGGATCCGACGATCCAGCCGATGCGAATGCGCTTGTAGCTTTCGGGGAAGCGCTGGAAGTTCTCCCAGGTCTCGCGGTCCTTCTTCAACTCGCGCAGGATGTCTTTCGGGATCACGAACTTTGTGTCGAGATCGCCGGCGGCGGCTAGCCCCGCGGGTGTCATGCTGCCGGCATCGATGAGCCTGCGGACGCGCTCCTTGTTTAGCTCGGAGAGCGGGCTGTTAGGCCGCCTCGGCGTGAAGCGCTGGGCGCGGCTTTCGGGGCCGTGCGGTTTGAGATTGCTGTCGATCCAGCCGAAGCACAGCGCCTCTTCGACGGCGTCGTTGTACGGGATCGACGGTTTGTTGCTCGCCTTCGTGTAGTAGACGAGCCAGATCTCCTTCGCGGTCGCGGCGTGTTTTTCGAGCCACTTGCGCCACGCGCGACGGTCTTTGGCGTACAGCGTCTCGCCGAGTTCCATGCGCGTATCGTGGATGAACGAGCGCCGGCGGATCAAGCCGCAGGGGACGAGCGCGGGAAGCGGCGGACGCCAGCGATCGGATTACTTGCGGCCGTTGGCGCCGTTCTTCTTGAGTTCGGCCTCCGTCGGGGCGAGGAGCGTGCCCCGGCAGCCCGCGGCGCCGCACCGGCAGCCATAGGACTCTCGCCAACCCTTCGGTCGGCGCCCGGGCAGGTCGAGGTTGTAGTCGTACGTCAGCTCTTCATCGGCCTCGATGGTGCGGATCGCCTTGATCCAGATGTGACGCCGCTCGATCACGGACTCGCAGTTGGGCTCGCAGGAATGGTTGATGTAGCGGGCCACGTTGCCCTTCCACGTCGCATCGACCACGAGGCGGTCATCGACCGTGAACAAGAAGGTATGCGCCGGATTCGCGAGCCGCGCGTAGCGCTGGTCGGACTCGCGCGGCGTGATGCGCTCGCCCAGGTACTCGATGACGGGCGCGCCCTTACGGATGCGCTTCAGCGCGAAGACGCCCATACCCTGCATGGGAGAGCGTCGCACTTCGAGGAGGCCGTTATCGGAGAGGACGCCGTGTGCCCACGCCGCTGCAGGAATCTTGGTCTTCGGCACGCTGCTGCTGTCGTTTCCAGAACTGCGTTACTGCACGTATCGCTCGACTGTGTTCGGATCCCGCACGCGTGCGGTATCGGGATCTTGCCCCGCGTGCCGCCTGCCGCGCCGTTGGCGGAGCAGGTCCCAGCACTGGTCGAGCTGGACCTCGAGTTTGTCCAGCCGCTCGTGCCTTTCGGGCGCGGCCTCGGCATTCGTCTCTTCCAGCAGCGCGTGCTCCTCATCCACCAACCTCTGGATCGTGGCGAGAAGGTCTTTGTCGTCCATGTGCACCTCGAAGCAGTCTTCAAAGCAGCATAGGCCCGCGTGCCAGCGGGCTACAGCTTCGCGGGAAGACGGCTTACTTGCAAGTGCGTTTCAATTAGCGCTCGATGACGAGGCGCGAGAGGTCCGCGTCCGGACGCGGTTTCGGCGCCGCGGCCTCGGCGGGATAGCCGAGCACGATGAACGCCTGCGCGACGTAGTCCTCCGGAAGATCGAGCGCCTCTCGGCACGCCTCCGGCGCGAAGAGCGGCGCCGAGATCCAGTAGGACGCCAGCCCCGTCGCGTGCGCGGCGAGCATCATGTTCTGCATCGCGGCGCCGATCGACTGTTGCGCCATCGCCCACTCGTTGCGCGCGCGCCGCTCATCGGGCCATGCGCGCAGGCCTTCATTCGTCAGGCATGCGAGCACGAGCGCGGGCGCGGACGTGATTTGGCGCTCAGACTTGCGCAGCAGGCGATCGATGAGGGCCGGCGGATGGCCGTCGCGCTCGAGGTCGGCGCGCCAGGCTTCGCCCATGAATTGCACGAGCTTCGGGCGCGATCGCGGCAGCACGAGGACGTAACGCCATGGCCGCGTGTGGTGCGGCGCCGGCGCCAGCACGGCGAGTTGCAGCACATCGTCGATGATGTCGTGCGGCACGGGGCGGTCGGCGAGTTGCCGCAGCGACCGGCGCGTGCGAATCGCCTCGATGACGTCCATCAGCGCGCCTGCGCGGCGTAATGCGCCCGCGCTTCGAGCCAGCCGGCCGTCGCGGCGCCGAGCGGCAAGCCGGGGAGCGCGGCGAGGTCCTCGGGGGCGTCGACGTCGAACGCCAGCCGTTCGTTCGTCAGTTCGACGATCTCGACCTGCGCCTGCGCGGCGGCGGCGATGTGCGCTTCGGCGCTATCGACGCCGAAGCGCATGGGCAGCGCTTCCGGCGGGCGCATGGCGAGCGCGTTGGTGCCGTTGTCACGCGCGCGGACGATGACGGCGCGCGCACCCGCATCGCCAAGCGCTTCGACGACGCCGCGAATGTCGTCGGCACGGACGAGCGGGATGTCGGCGGGGAGGATCGTCAACTCCGCGACCGCGACGCGACGCGCCATGTAGCGCTGAG
It encodes:
- a CDS encoding neutral zinc metallopeptidase, encoding MKIAFPKRRSSNLEDRRGQRARGGGIGRAGGMPIPLPVGLGGGATGILLVVLLLVLQMCVSGGGGGGFGFDSPLDTIPQVQPDAQPGALPQTSAEEEQLVDFVSFVLDDVQAMWDEKFFEAEMTYEPATLVLFRDAVDTGCGTAGSDVGPFYCPLDETVYLDLGFFDDLHNRFGAPGGFAQAYVIAHEIAHHVQDQTGISTQVRQRSSEDPDVANELSVRQELQADCLAGVWGQSTYERQLLESGDLEEGLTAASAIGDDRLQSQAGRDVNPETWTHGSSEQRVEWFRRGFDSGEAGNCDTFRGDI
- a CDS encoding NAD(P)/FAD-dependent oxidoreductase, with amino-acid sequence MYDAIIVGSRCAGSPTAMLLARKGYRVLLLDKATFPSDTVSTHVIWPHGAEVMDRWGLWDRLAATGCPPIGLKMIFDVGPFALKGGVRDTNGGRGGFCPRRTVLDKLLVDAAVESGAELRDEFSVTDLIWRDDAVVGIRGHARNGETVEEQARIVVGADGAHSFVAKAVQAPEYNTLPPLITFYYSYFSGVDAEDIEQYVLPCEGAAYFPTHDDLTLVATAWQCKRFQEIRTDIEGNFMQVHGKIPRLKERLAGARREENWAGTAGVANYFRRPFGSGWALVGDAGYDKDPLTAQGISDSFIDAENLTEAIDAGFSGSLPLMDALADYETRRNERAMPIYHFTCQLATLEPPPPEMQALFGALHSSQEATDQFFSALTGSLPLPAFMDPANIGKIMASAGAPS
- a CDS encoding YdeI/OmpD-associated family protein: MELGETLYAKDRRAWRKWLEKHAATAKEIWLVYYTKASNKPSIPYNDAVEEALCFGWIDSNLKPHGPESRAQRFTPRRPNSPLSELNKERVRRLIDAGSMTPAGLAAAGDLDTKFVIPKDILRELKKDRETWENFQRFPESYKRIRIGWIVGSMKQRPEESEKRLRYFLKMTKQNKMYGMVR
- a CDS encoding SET domain-containing protein-lysine N-methyltransferase; its protein translation is MPKTKIPAAAWAHGVLSDNGLLEVRRSPMQGMGVFALKRIRKGAPVIEYLGERITPRESDQRYARLANPAHTFLFTVDDRLVVDATWKGNVARYINHSCEPNCESVIERRHIWIKAIRTIEADEELTYDYNLDLPGRRPKGWRESYGCRCGAAGCRGTLLAPTEAELKKNGANGRK
- a CDS encoding DUF2630 family protein; this encodes MDDKDLLATIQRLVDEEHALLEETNAEAAPERHERLDKLEVQLDQCWDLLRQRRGRRHAGQDPDTARVRDPNTVERYVQ
- a CDS encoding nitroreductase family protein gives rise to the protein MDVIEAIRTRRSLRQLADRPVPHDIIDDVLQLAVLAPAPHHTRPWRYVLVLPRSRPKLVQFMGEAWRADLERDGHPPALIDRLLRKSERQITSAPALVLACLTNEGLRAWPDERRARNEWAMAQQSIGAAMQNMMLAAHATGLASYWISAPLFAPEACREALDLPEDYVAQAFIVLGYPAEAAAPKPRPDADLSRLVIER
- the cofC gene encoding 2-phospho-L-lactate guanylyltransferase gives rise to the protein MRGALIPMKDLAGAKMRLAGVLDREARSELALAMLTDVITACRESACFDLIAVVSSDSEVFWHARELGAKPLAEPATLSGLNDGLTFAQRYMARRVAVAELTILPADIPLVRADDIRGVVEALGDAGARAVIVRARDNGTNALAMRPPEALPMRFGVDSAEAHIAAAAQAQVEIVELTNERLAFDVDAPEDLAALPGLPLGAATAGWLEARAHYAAQAR